A region of the Amycolatopsis sp. cg13 genome:
GACCTCGAGCTCCACCGTGCGATCTACGCCTGCGTGCACAATCCGTTCTTCGAGGACACGCTCATTCATTACGACAACCTCGCGACCCGGATCTGGTGCGTCTTCCTTCCCCGGCTGCGCGGGATGGCCGGGCACGTGGAAGAGCATTCGCCGCTGCTGACGGCGATCGTGGAGGGGGACGCCGACAAGGCATCGGAGCTGACACTCGACCATGTGACCGGCTTCGAGAAGGCGATCCGCGCGCTGATCTAGTCGCCAACCTTCGCCCGCACCCATTCGTGGAACTCGCCAATGTGGTGTTCGCTCGGCACCAGCACGCCGCCGCGGGCGTAGGCGCGGGAGCCCATCGCCTGCTGACACCGTTCGCACGCCTCGAAATCCTGCTGGTTCACCCGGTGGAACAGCTCCACCGACCGGTCGAGGTCCGCGCCCGAGTCGACGACGTCGGCCAGGTACAGCCAGTCGCAGCGGACCAGGGTGCGGTCCGGGGCCAGCGGGAACATCCGGTGCACGATCACGTGGTCCGGCACCAGGTTCACGAACACCTGCGGCCGGATCGTGATCGCGTAGTACCGCCGGTCCTGGTGCTCGCCGACGCCCGGCAGCCGCTGCAAACCGTCGCCACCGTCCACAGTGAACCCAGTTACGTCTGAGCCGAATTCCGCGCCGTGGCCCACGAAATACTGTGCGGCGTAGCCGTCCGCGAACTCCGGGAGCACCTCGGTGAGCTCCGGATGGATCGTCGCGCAGTGGTAGCACTCCATGAAGTTCTCGATGATCTGCTTCCAGTTCGCGCGCACGTCGTACTCGATGCGGCGGCCCAGGGACAGATTCTCGATGCCGTACGCCTCGATTTCGCCGGGCCCGCCGAGCCGTTCGCTCACGTCCGCCTGCACAGTGTCCGCAAAGGACGGTGCTTCTTCGGCGAGGCAAACCCAGGCGTAGCCGAGCCATTCGCGCAGATGCACCTTCGTCAGGCCGTACTCGACGCGGTCGACGTCCGGCATCCCGGTCAGATTCGGTGCTGCGACGAGCTTTCCGTCTAGCCCGTACGTCCAGGCGTGGTACATGCACTGGAAAGCGCGCTTCACCGAACCCTTTTCGTCGGTGCACAGCCGCGCGCCGCGATGGCGGCACACGTTCAGGAACGCGCGCAGCGCCCCGTCGCGGCCGCGCGCGATCAGCACGCTTTCGCGGCCGACCTGCACGGTCTCGAACGAGCCGGGCGACGGCAGGTCGGCGCTGCGCACCGCGCAGAACCAGCCCGCTTCGAAGATCCGCTCCTGCTCCCGGGCGAAGATCGCCGGGTCGGTGTAGTGCGGCCCGGGCAGAGTCGGCAGCAGGCTCTGCGGGAGGTCGATAGCGGTCACCGGCAGGGCTCCTCTCGCACACGATCGATGTTGCGTATTACGCGTCTTGTTGCCCTCTCCGGAACAAGATGCGGCTCAGCCGGGGCGCTGTCAAGCACCGCCGCGGCACCGCACCCGTTCGCGGGAACCGCCCTCGACCAGGGCTTTCATCCGGAACTTCGCTCCGAAAAACTCCACCCCGGAACCTCTTGACGGCACCCCTCCGGCGCGCCCAGACTCTGTTGCGTATCACGTCGGGTGTTCCTCAATACGCAACAATCCCCAGCTTCGGAGGAATCAATGCTGCGCGCGTGCTCAGTGGACGAACTGCCCCCGGGCGAGTCCGTCCGGATCGCGGGGCCCGAGCCCATCGCCGTCTTCAACGCCGACGGCGAGCTGTACGCGATCGGGGACACCTGCACTCACCAGGACGCGTCGCTGGCCGACGGCTGGCTCGAAGGCTGCTTCGTGGAATGCCCGCTGCACGCGGCGCTCTTCGACCTGCGCACCGGCCTGCCGTCCTGCCTGCCCGCGAAGCAGCCGGTGCGCACGTACCAGGTGCAGGTCGACGAGGGCGTGATCTACGTGCTCGCCGACGCCGCCGAGGACGCTGCGTGAAAACGGTCGCGATCGTCGGTGCTTCGCTCGCCGGCGCCCGCGCCGCGCAGGAGCTGCGCGCACAGGGGTTCGACGGTCGCGTAGTGCTCATCGGCGAAGAGCCGCATCTCCCCTACGACCGGCCGCCGCTGTCGAAAGCCTTCCTGGCCGGAACCGCGTCGCGGGAGTCGCTCGACCTGCTCGACGCCGACGATCTCGCGTCGCTGGACGTCCGGCTCGGCACACGCGCGGAACGGCTCGACCCGGCTGCCGGCCGCCTCGTCCTCTCGGATGGCGACCTCGCCGCCGACGGCGTCATCCTCGCGACCGGCGGCCGGGCTCGTGCCTTGGCCGGGACGGAATCCGTTGCCGGAGTTCATGTTCTGCGCACCCTCGACGACGCACTCGCCCTCCGCGACGAGCTGGTTCCCGGCGCACGGGTGGTGATCGTCGGCGGCGGGTTCATCGGGGCCGAGGTGGCTTCGACGTGCTCCGGCTTGGGCTTGGATGTCACGGTCCTGGAGGCATTGCCGACGCCCATGGCGCGCGTGCTGGGCCCGGAACTCGGCTCGATCTGCGCGCGCCTGCACGGGCGGAACGGCGTCACGCTCCGCTGCGGCGCGTCAGTCGCCGGGCTTTCCACGCTCTCCGGCCGGGTCACCGGAGTGCAGCTGGAGACCGGGGAGACTCTGCCCGCGGACGTGGTCGTCGCCGGAATCGGGATGGTCCCGGCGGTCGAGTGGCTCGACGGCTCCGGGCTGGAGATCGGCAACGGCGTCCGTACCAACACCGGCCTGGTCACGTCTCTGCCGAACGTGGTCGCGGCGGGCGATGTCGCGGCGTACGGACCGGCGGAGACTCGGCACGAGCACTGGACGAACGCCACCGAGCAGGCCTCAGTCGCGGTCGCCAATCTGCTGGCCGGACAGGTGGTCCGGGAGTACCAGCCGAGCGGGTACGTCTGGTCCGATCAGTACGCGGGGACGCTTCAGCTCGCCGGGCACCCCTCCCCCGGCGACGAGGTGCGCTTCGCCGACGGCGGTCCGGACGACGAGTCCTTCCTCGCCACCTACCACCGCGACGGCCAGACCGTGGCCGTGTTCGGGTTCAACAACCCGAGGGGGTTCGGCCGCCTGCGCCGGCAAGCGCTGCGACGGCCGATGCCCGTCGGGTGATTACCGCACGACCTGCACCACGTCGCCCGGCTGCAGCGTGTTGAAGAACGCCACCGCGTCCGCGTGCGACAGGTGCACGCAGCCGTGCGACTGGACCTTCAGGCTGCCCTGATGGAACGCCACCCCGGTGTTGGTGAAGAAGACCGAGTACGGCATCGGGCCGTGGAATTCCTTGCTGTAATGGTGAAGATCCTTGTACTGCACGCGGAACGTGCCGACCGGCGTCGGGTAAGCGGGCTTGCCGACGGTGACGCGCACGCCGCCGCGGGTGACCTTGCCGTTGTTCATCAGCCAGGCCGTGTTCGCCGACAGCTTCAGGCACGCCTTCGCCTGCGCGCCGCACGGCGGTCCCGCCGCTTCCGCGGTCGCCGCGAATCCGAGTGTTGCCGCCATCGCGGCGATACTGGCCAGCATTGCCGTGAGTTTCCGGTTCATCCTGTGCCTCCCCGAGATGGTCGTCTTCTGGATCTTTCCCAGAGAGGACAGATCTAAACCAAAAGTGCGCCCATGTGGGTGATCCCTAACGAGACCGCCAAGCGAGCGGCGACGTCGCCAGCGCGGCCTCGGCGACCCGCCGGGCAGTCTCGGTGAAGAGCCCGGCCTGCGCGGACGCGATCCATTCGTCCACTGTGGAGACTCCGGTCGCGCGGTATTCGAGGGCCTGGAAAAGCATTTCGAGTTTGTCGGCATCCTTCGCACAGCGCGCTTCGGGCGACTCGCGCGTTTCGTACTCGTCTACTGCCGCCTGCACGGTTTCCGCCGCCGCATGCGGCAATCCGGCGGTCTGATCCGCCGTGATGGCCCGGGGTTCCGGCTTCGTCAGGTACGGCACGGCCGTGTGCGGCAGGTCGCCGGTGCGGGTCTCCTGGGTGTCGTGCCACAGCGCGAGGTACGCCGCGCGCTCGGGAACCGCTCCTTCCTCGGCGGCGAGCAGCGCGGCCAGCTGTGCCGCCCGGAGGCTGTGCTCGGCCACCGACTCGGGGTCGCGAACCCCCGCCTGCCACCAGCCCGCGCGGCGGACCCGCTTGAGCACTCCCAGCTCGAACCCGAACGCGGCCAGGCTTTCGGCGTCCATTCCGCAGTTCCCTTCCCGTGCCGATCTGCCAGCCGGAGCCTACGGGCCGTGGCATGCTGCCCGGACACCCGCTACTTCGGCAGGAGGCCCCGCGTGAGCACTGTGCTGGTCGAGCACGACGGTCCGGTCACCACCATCGGCATCAACCGGCCGGAGCGGCGCAACGCCGTCGACCGCGCCACCGCTGAAGCATTGGCCGACGCTTTCCGGGAATTCGACGCCTCCGACGCCTCGGTCGCGGTGCTCTACGGCGTCGGCGGGACCTTTTGCGCGGGTGCGGACCTCAAGGCGGTGAGCGAAGGCCGCGGCAACCGCACCGAGCAGGACGGCGACGGTCCGATGGGTCCGACGCGCCTGCGGCTGCGCAAGCCGGTGCTCGCGGCGGTGTCCGGGCACGCGGTGGCTGGCGGACTGGAGCTCGCGATCTGGGCGGACCTCCGGATCGTGGAGGAGACCGCGGTATTCGGCGTCTTCTGCCGCCGCTGGGGCGTTCCGCTCGTCGACGGCGGCACGGTGCGGCTGCCGCGGCTGATCGGGCGGAGCCACGCGATGGACCTGGTGCTGACCGGACGTCCGGTCGGCGCGGAAGAGGCGCACCGGATCGGATTGGCGAATCGCGTCGTGCCTTCCGGGCAGGCATTGCCCGCCGCGATCGCATTAGCACGGGAACTCGCGGCGTTTCCGCAGACGTGCCTGCGAGAGGACCGGGCGGCATTGCTGGAAAGCGAGTCCTTGACCGAGGAATCCGCATTGGCAAACGAATTCCGGCACGGGATTCAGTCACTGAACGCGGACACCATCGCGGGAGCAACGCGATTCGCCGAGGGCGCGGGCAGGCACGGGTCGTTCGAGAACTAGTCGCGTCCGATTACCGTTGCACGGCAAGGCATATACTCGCCTCCAAGCAGACGCGGACGGCATGCGGACATAGCGGGCATACGGCTTAAGGCCGCCTTTTCGGCTCAGTCACCCGCTTTTTCCGGACTAGGCCGAACGAGTGAAACCACACGCGAATCCCTTTCGGTTTTTTCCGCGCCGGTCACCATTACCTGCGACGACCGTTTATTGTCGCGGCCGCATTCGCCGCTGGTCCGATCGAGCGAACGAAAAATTCGCTAAACGCACGTAGCGCCCAGGCCCTCGGCATCGATACAGATACGAGGCCGGGCGCCGAAGCGCGCTCGCACGGCCCGCGTGGCCGTTCGCACCGCCCGCCTCTACAACAGCAACCCCGCCCCCCGACCCGTCGCCGGCAGGCCCCCGCCGGCGGACGCCGACCGCCCGGCCTGACGAGGCCGGGCAATCGGTGCTTCCCGCCTCCGGATCCCGCCGCGCCCCCGTGCTCTTCCGTTCTCTTCCCCCGCCGAGCACAAGACGAGAACCGAGGTTCTTCCATGACGTCGAACACCGAGCGTTCCAGCTCCTCGCCGTCGGACGACACCGCTCCCCGCGCGGCCGCCGGCCCCTGCTGCGGCCTCCGGGTCGCCAGCCGCGGCGCCTGCGGCGAAAGACCCCGGCCGCGGAAGCTGTCCATCGTCATCCCCGCGCTGAACGAGCGGGTCAACATGCCCCGGGTGCTGGCCACGATCCCGCGCTCCGGGCTCGCTTCCCTCGGCTACGAGATCGAGGTGATCGTGGTCGACAACGCCTCGACCGACGGGACCGGGGAGGTGGCCGCCGCCCTCGGCGCGCGGGTGATCCTGCAGCCGCAGCGCGGGTACGGGCACGCCTACCACGCCGGGTTCGCCGCCGCGACCGGCGACGTGATCGCGACCGGCGACGCGGACTGCACCTATCCGTTCGACCACCTGCCCGGGCTGCTGTGCACGATGGCGGACCGGCGGCTCGATTTCCTCTCCACCAACCGGCTCGGCCACGAGAACCGCGAGGCGATGAAACCCTCGCACCTGATCGGCAACCGGGTGCTGACGCTGATCAGCCGGTTCTTCTTCCGTTCGCCGTTCCGGGACTCGCAGTCCGGCATGTGGGTGTTCCGGCGGCACGTGTGGCAGCACCTCGACATCCGGTCCGGCGGGATGCCGTTCTCGCAGGAGATCAAGAACGACGCGTACGTCCGCGGCTTCCGGTGCGGCGAAACGCCGATCGAGTACCGGATCCGCGGCGGCGAAGTGAAACTGCACGCCGTGCGCGACGGACTGCGCAACCTTTCGCAGCTGGCCGCCCACCGCGCGCGCACCGTCCGCGGGCCGGCGACCGTGCTCTGCACCGGCGAAGCCGAGTGCGTCCTGGCGATGGCGGACTGAGCGTGGACGACTCCGCGGGAGAAGACCGGGGAAACGGCCGCGGCTGGCTGAAGCTCGCCGGCGCGGTTTCGGCGGTGGTGGTGCTCGGGGTCGTGACGGTCCTGGTGTGGCCGGCCGCGCGGGTGCTGTTCCGGCAGTCCTTCACCGAACAGCCCGAGACCTACACCGAGCTGTATTTCGTCGGCACGCCCGCGTTCCGGGACGGAACTGTCACCGCCGAGGTCGCGCTCGTGCGCCACGGCCCCGCGCACGCGGACTACACCGTGGTGGCAGCGCTGGAAACTTCGTCGGCGGCCCGGCTCGCCGGGGTGTCGCGGCGCGTGACCCTCGAACCCGGCCAGTTCACCACGCTGGACTTCCGCCTGCCGGTCCCCCCGGGGCAGGTCGTGGACGCGATCGCGGTGAACGTCGCGGGCGGCATGGAGAACCTCCGTTTCCGCTTGCCGGGCAACGCTTCCGCCACGAGAGGCAGACCGTGACGCCCCGCCGGATCGTCCAGATCACGCCCTACTACCCGCCGCATCTGGGCGGGATGGAAGCCGTGGTGCGGCACTTGGCGGCGGAACAGGCGCGCCGGCACGACGTCACCGTGCTCACCACGACCGTCGGCGCCCGCGATTCGCCGCGGCGCGAGCGGGTGTGCGACGTCGACATCGTCCGGGCGCTCGCGCTCGACGTCGCGCACACTCCGGTGTCCGCCGGTGTCGTTCCCGCGTTGCTGCGCACGCCGAAGACGTCGGTGTGGCATCTGCATGCCGCACACGCGGTGCTGCCCGAACAGGTCGCGCTCGCCGCGGCCGCCCGTCGGCAGCCGTTTCTGCTCCATTTCCACCTGGACGTCGACCAGTCCGGGAAGCTGGGTTGGCTGTTGCCGCACTACAAAAGGCACGTCTTCGGGCGGGTTCTGCGGGCTGCGGCCGGAGTGCTGGTGCTGACCGAGGCGCAGCGGGAGTTCGTCCGCGCCGCCTACCGGGTGGACCCGGCGCGGATTTTCGCGGTGCCGAACGGAGTGTCCGCCGAGTTCTTCCTGCCGCCGCGGCCGCGACGGGAACCGGTGCTGCGCTTGCTGTTCGTCGGACGGCTCAGCCCGCAGAAGAACCTCGCCCGGCTGCTGCACGCGCTGACTCTCGTGCGCCAGCCGGTCGAACTCGACGTCGTCGGGGATGGAGAACAGCGGCAACAGCTTGCGGAAACCGCGCAGCGGCAAGGGCTTTCAGGGGTGCGGTTCCACGGTCGTCTGCACGGCGCTTCGCTGGTGCAGCGGTACGAGCAAGCCGATCTGTTCGTGCTGCCGTCGGATCGCGAAGGGATGTCGCTCGCCGCGCTCGAGGCCATGGCCGCGGGGCTGCCGGTGCTCGCGACCGACGTTCCTGGCAACTCCGAACTCCTGCGCGGTATCGGAGCCCTCGCTTCCGCCGATCCCGCCGCCCTGGCCGCGGCGATCGACGAATTCGCGGCGGACGAGGACTTCCGGCAGCGGACCGCCGCGGCCAGCGCGGTCGCAGCGCGGAAGTTCACCTGGGCCGAGGCGGCGCAGCGGGTCGAGGACGTCTACGCCGAGGTTCTGCCGTGACGAGACCCAGCCAGCGCACCGTCGTGCTCGGATCGGCCCTCGTCGCCGGTGCCGTGGAGCTGAGCCCGTGGCCCGTCCTGGTGACCGTCGCGGGTCTGTGGCTGATTCTCGGCGCCCCAGCCTGGCTGTGCCGCCGGATTGCCACCAGAATCGTGTCCACTCGCGAAGCACAGTGGTTGCTGGGCCTCGGTTTCGCGGTGCTGACCGCGATGGTGACCGCGCTGGCCGTCAACACGGTGCTCCCCTGGTTCGGCGTCTCGCGTCCTCTCACGACCGTGTCCCTCGCCGTGGCCCAGATTCTTGCCGCGGCGGCGCTCGCATTCTTGGACCGACGGCTCACCGGTGCCGCGCCGCCAGTGCGCGCGCTGCGGTTGATGCCGGTGCGCGATGTCGCGCCCATCGCTGTCCTCGGAGTTCTTTCGCTGGTGGTCGCCATCGCCGGGGCCGTCCGCCTGAACAACGGGTTCACCGGCGCGACGAGCCTGATCGCGCTGGTCCTCGTCGCGGCGCTGCTCGGGTTCCTCGTCCTCAAGGCGGGCCGGTACGGCGACGGGGCCATCGCGTTCGGAATCCTCTGCGCGGCAACGGCATTGCTGCTGCTGACCTCGCTGCGCGGCTGGTACGTCAGCGGGCACGACGTCCAGCGCGAGTACCTGCTCTTCCAGCTGACCTCGACCAAGGGCTACTGGGACATCTCCGGCTATCCCGACGCCTACAACGCCTGCCTCAGCATTACCCTCCTGCCCACGTCGCTAGCCAAGCTGACCGCGCTGCCTGGCTTGGCGATCTTCAAGATCGTGCTGCCGATGCTGTTCGCCGCGGCACCGGTCGCGGTGTACCGCA
Encoded here:
- a CDS encoding aromatic ring-hydroxylating dioxygenase subunit alpha, which produces MTAIDLPQSLLPTLPGPHYTDPAIFAREQERIFEAGWFCAVRSADLPSPGSFETVQVGRESVLIARGRDGALRAFLNVCRHRGARLCTDEKGSVKRAFQCMYHAWTYGLDGKLVAAPNLTGMPDVDRVEYGLTKVHLREWLGYAWVCLAEEAPSFADTVQADVSERLGGPGEIEAYGIENLSLGRRIEYDVRANWKQIIENFMECYHCATIHPELTEVLPEFADGYAAQYFVGHGAEFGSDVTGFTVDGGDGLQRLPGVGEHQDRRYYAITIRPQVFVNLVPDHVIVHRMFPLAPDRTLVRCDWLYLADVVDSGADLDRSVELFHRVNQQDFEACERCQQAMGSRAYARGGVLVPSEHHIGEFHEWVRAKVGD
- a CDS encoding bifunctional 3-phenylpropionate/cinnamic acid dioxygenase ferredoxin subunit translates to MLRACSVDELPPGESVRIAGPEPIAVFNADGELYAIGDTCTHQDASLADGWLEGCFVECPLHAALFDLRTGLPSCLPAKQPVRTYQVQVDEGVIYVLADAAEDAA
- a CDS encoding NAD(P)/FAD-dependent oxidoreductase, coding for MKTVAIVGASLAGARAAQELRAQGFDGRVVLIGEEPHLPYDRPPLSKAFLAGTASRESLDLLDADDLASLDVRLGTRAERLDPAAGRLVLSDGDLAADGVILATGGRARALAGTESVAGVHVLRTLDDALALRDELVPGARVVIVGGGFIGAEVASTCSGLGLDVTVLEALPTPMARVLGPELGSICARLHGRNGVTLRCGASVAGLSTLSGRVTGVQLETGETLPADVVVAGIGMVPAVEWLDGSGLEIGNGVRTNTGLVTSLPNVVAAGDVAAYGPAETRHEHWTNATEQASVAVANLLAGQVVREYQPSGYVWSDQYAGTLQLAGHPSPGDEVRFADGGPDDESFLATYHRDGQTVAVFGFNNPRGFGRLRRQALRRPMPVG
- a CDS encoding L,D-transpeptidase, with protein sequence MNRKLTAMLASIAAMAATLGFAATAEAAGPPCGAQAKACLKLSANTAWLMNNGKVTRGGVRVTVGKPAYPTPVGTFRVQYKDLHHYSKEFHGPMPYSVFFTNTGVAFHQGSLKVQSHGCVHLSHADAVAFFNTLQPGDVVQVVR
- a CDS encoding HD family hydrolase; this encodes MDAESLAAFGFELGVLKRVRRAGWWQAGVRDPESVAEHSLRAAQLAALLAAEEGAVPERAAYLALWHDTQETRTGDLPHTAVPYLTKPEPRAITADQTAGLPHAAAETVQAAVDEYETRESPEARCAKDADKLEMLFQALEYRATGVSTVDEWIASAQAGLFTETARRVAEAALATSPLAWRSR
- a CDS encoding crotonase/enoyl-CoA hydratase family protein → MSTVLVEHDGPVTTIGINRPERRNAVDRATAEALADAFREFDASDASVAVLYGVGGTFCAGADLKAVSEGRGNRTEQDGDGPMGPTRLRLRKPVLAAVSGHAVAGGLELAIWADLRIVEETAVFGVFCRRWGVPLVDGGTVRLPRLIGRSHAMDLVLTGRPVGAEEAHRIGLANRVVPSGQALPAAIALARELAAFPQTCLREDRAALLESESLTEESALANEFRHGIQSLNADTIAGATRFAEGAGRHGSFEN
- a CDS encoding glycosyltransferase family 2 protein; amino-acid sequence: MTSNTERSSSSPSDDTAPRAAAGPCCGLRVASRGACGERPRPRKLSIVIPALNERVNMPRVLATIPRSGLASLGYEIEVIVVDNASTDGTGEVAAALGARVILQPQRGYGHAYHAGFAAATGDVIATGDADCTYPFDHLPGLLCTMADRRLDFLSTNRLGHENREAMKPSHLIGNRVLTLISRFFFRSPFRDSQSGMWVFRRHVWQHLDIRSGGMPFSQEIKNDAYVRGFRCGETPIEYRIRGGEVKLHAVRDGLRNLSQLAAHRARTVRGPATVLCTGEAECVLAMAD
- a CDS encoding glycosyltransferase family 4 protein, which produces MTPRRIVQITPYYPPHLGGMEAVVRHLAAEQARRHDVTVLTTTVGARDSPRRERVCDVDIVRALALDVAHTPVSAGVVPALLRTPKTSVWHLHAAHAVLPEQVALAAAARRQPFLLHFHLDVDQSGKLGWLLPHYKRHVFGRVLRAAAGVLVLTEAQREFVRAAYRVDPARIFAVPNGVSAEFFLPPRPRREPVLRLLFVGRLSPQKNLARLLHALTLVRQPVELDVVGDGEQRQQLAETAQRQGLSGVRFHGRLHGASLVQRYEQADLFVLPSDREGMSLAALEAMAAGLPVLATDVPGNSELLRGIGALASADPAALAAAIDEFAADEDFRQRTAAASAVAARKFTWAEAAQRVEDVYAEVLP